In Sphingobacterium sp. lm-10, one DNA window encodes the following:
- a CDS encoding S9 family peptidase translates to MKIKSIFLAVTGLIILHPLLAQENKIKVSDLTKIKQITDLKAHPNGSEVAYAVKAVVADTTVTGGYTYKTQWFTHQVPDSRSIRKHRGADHTAAWRDTAGLDDRIQQIYYGPDGRRWTLVKGKGKEQQLHAYNQGVDSLPFYPAVPYPVQQARFSADGQQALLSVRLTLSDLVESADFNPQGLLPEWPYESPGDAQNASLKKSTATPDPDGDAAQIAAYLQQNEEKTLAKRTNKLQFQTESSTTGTLYFTHWYRVDLKEGSKATPLTSGFRSYPRAEFLSDHQVITAVDRDTLAHPDRINTSDIVLIDVDKGTSQRIIGDGQYRYQLEAVSSSGKKVAISRSLPHTLTQGDLWVYDTKDWIKTPIKYDRSVGQVQFGTDDADLYFIAPSNGGKVLNHVALSSGKVSSLTSVDEGINDYWVGKGKALFSKTTYANPSELFVAEADFDKAQPLTAINTSWLEGKTIAKPEKFTFTNELGLEVEYWLLKPASASAKQQSPLLVQIHGGPASMFGPGDAGMWHEYQYFLAKGYGVLYGNPRGSNGYGEAFLQANYRDWGKGPSSDVFAAVDKVVAQGWVDTKNLYVTGGSYGAFLTAWIIAHDARFRAASSQRGVYDLYTFFGSGNVWPMLKRYFGGFPWEDGILAILQEQSPITYATQIHTPLLIFHGENDNRTGPTQSDYLYKQLKYLGRDVEYVRHPDADHEITRSGNVGQRIDQMLRTYEFFERFRSTN, encoded by the coding sequence ATGAAGATAAAAAGCATTTTTTTAGCCGTAACCGGTCTTATTATTCTCCACCCACTGCTTGCGCAGGAAAATAAAATTAAAGTCAGTGATCTGACGAAGATCAAGCAGATCACCGATCTAAAGGCACACCCGAATGGGTCTGAAGTAGCCTACGCAGTGAAAGCAGTCGTCGCAGATACCACGGTTACCGGTGGGTATACCTACAAAACCCAGTGGTTCACACATCAGGTGCCCGATAGTAGATCTATTCGCAAACATCGTGGCGCCGATCACACCGCCGCGTGGAGAGATACCGCCGGACTTGATGATCGGATTCAACAGATCTATTATGGTCCAGACGGTAGACGATGGACTTTGGTGAAAGGAAAGGGGAAGGAACAACAGTTACATGCCTATAATCAGGGTGTAGACAGTCTGCCATTTTATCCAGCTGTGCCTTATCCGGTACAGCAGGCACGCTTCAGTGCCGATGGACAGCAAGCCTTGCTGTCCGTGCGATTGACCTTATCCGACCTGGTAGAAAGTGCCGACTTTAATCCCCAAGGTCTCCTGCCGGAATGGCCGTATGAAAGTCCCGGGGATGCCCAAAATGCCTCTTTGAAAAAGTCTACGGCTACGCCTGATCCAGATGGCGATGCCGCGCAAATTGCGGCATACTTGCAACAGAATGAAGAGAAGACTTTGGCGAAGCGGACTAATAAATTGCAATTTCAAACAGAAAGTTCTACCACCGGTACGCTTTATTTCACACACTGGTATCGCGTTGATTTGAAGGAAGGTAGTAAAGCGACGCCGCTTACTTCCGGCTTCCGGTCGTATCCCCGTGCGGAGTTTTTGTCGGATCATCAGGTGATTACAGCGGTGGATCGGGATACATTGGCTCATCCCGACCGAATCAATACATCCGATATCGTGTTGATCGATGTTGACAAAGGCACGTCGCAGCGGATCATAGGCGATGGGCAGTATCGCTATCAGTTGGAGGCCGTTTCTTCATCCGGGAAAAAAGTCGCGATCAGCAGATCGTTGCCCCATACGCTCACTCAGGGAGATTTGTGGGTTTACGACACAAAGGATTGGATCAAAACGCCTATAAAGTACGATAGATCTGTAGGGCAGGTGCAATTTGGTACAGACGATGCTGATCTTTATTTTATTGCGCCAAGCAACGGCGGTAAAGTGCTCAACCACGTAGCATTATCCTCCGGGAAAGTGTCTTCACTTACCTCAGTAGATGAAGGTATAAACGACTACTGGGTGGGTAAAGGGAAAGCATTATTCTCCAAAACCACCTATGCCAATCCTTCGGAACTATTTGTCGCTGAAGCGGACTTTGACAAAGCACAGCCCCTTACGGCGATCAATACATCCTGGTTGGAAGGGAAAACCATCGCTAAACCTGAAAAATTCACCTTCACCAATGAGCTCGGTTTGGAAGTAGAGTACTGGTTGTTGAAACCAGCTTCTGCCAGTGCGAAACAGCAAAGCCCATTATTGGTGCAAATTCATGGTGGCCCTGCATCCATGTTTGGCCCGGGTGATGCCGGTATGTGGCACGAATATCAATACTTTCTGGCGAAAGGCTATGGCGTTTTATACGGTAACCCACGCGGTTCCAATGGGTATGGAGAAGCTTTTTTACAAGCCAACTACCGGGATTGGGGTAAAGGTCCTTCATCAGACGTGTTTGCCGCCGTGGATAAGGTCGTCGCTCAGGGTTGGGTAGATACGAAGAACTTGTATGTTACAGGAGGTTCATATGGCGCATTTCTCACGGCTTGGATCATTGCGCATGATGCGCGCTTCCGTGCAGCGTCGAGCCAGCGTGGGGTATACGATCTATACACCTTTTTTGGCAGTGGCAATGTATGGCCCATGTTAAAGCGTTACTTTGGTGGCTTCCCTTGGGAAGACGGCATCTTAGCCATCTTGCAAGAACAGTCGCCTATTACTTATGCGACGCAGATTCATACGCCTTTGTTGATTTTCCATGGGGAAAATGACAACCGCACTGGTCCGACGCAAAGCGACTACCTCTACAAGCAATTGAAATACCTGGGTAGAGACGTGGAATATGTGCGGCATCCAGATGCAGACCACGAGATCACCCGTTCGGGCAATGTCGGTCAACGCATTGATCAGATGCTACGCACGTATGAATTTTTCGAACGTTTTCGCTCGACTAATTAA
- a CDS encoding glycoside hydrolase family 76 protein, translating to MQLNCIAQVAFRVALMGGAMTTSGMSSCSQNAIQQVEQVEETVDDQAKEMALRNLERSIALVDITIEKQFDPQTFEMRRFYNPFTQVKSGERASVWMYTAGIEAVNAIIGGLKKAQQAGDNTLYEQHYTRYVQLLNKLYEEADYYLGSFELVSYTQTKSWSVYAVDRVNQKGQANVSGILNVYDDQMWLIRELLESHHLTGNAAYLEKAEYLTEYVLDGWDTTLDDQGIENGGIPWGPGYTTKHACSNGPLITPLVWLHELYKDKSDQVERRYIDAADRETRRTEMVKKADYYLDYAKKTYGWQKSHLLNSNGVYSDMMGGCVPNCDIQYETIGGVRYRSNTPLRDAVGEAFTYNSGTMISGGADLYRATGEESYARDVRALSQASFSQFASLGRDVPQYHSFGTDGFKNWFNGILLRGYQESTNLNEQNAAYLQAFQRNLDYGFERFNQNGYLPTNLLTGWAGERDGQGVEGMFMFTYAAQYALLGQHHLSATD from the coding sequence ATGCAATTAAACTGTATTGCTCAAGTCGCTTTCCGTGTCGCGCTTATGGGGGGAGCGATGACTACCAGTGGGATGTCCTCCTGCTCGCAAAATGCCATTCAACAAGTAGAACAAGTGGAGGAGACGGTCGATGATCAAGCCAAGGAGATGGCATTACGTAATCTCGAACGCTCCATCGCTTTAGTCGACATTACTATCGAAAAACAATTTGATCCTCAAACATTTGAGATGCGTCGATTCTACAATCCATTTACACAAGTAAAATCCGGCGAGCGTGCCTCGGTCTGGATGTACACCGCAGGTATTGAAGCGGTAAATGCGATTATTGGTGGATTGAAAAAGGCGCAACAGGCTGGCGACAATACACTCTACGAACAGCACTACACGCGTTATGTACAATTATTGAACAAGCTCTACGAGGAGGCCGATTACTACTTAGGGAGCTTCGAATTAGTATCCTACACCCAGACCAAATCCTGGTCGGTATATGCGGTGGATCGCGTTAATCAGAAAGGGCAGGCCAATGTATCCGGTATCCTCAACGTGTATGACGACCAGATGTGGCTGATTCGCGAATTGCTGGAATCGCACCATCTGACGGGAAATGCGGCTTATTTGGAGAAAGCCGAATACCTGACGGAATACGTATTGGATGGATGGGATACGACCCTAGACGATCAGGGAATCGAAAATGGCGGCATACCTTGGGGACCGGGTTATACTACGAAACACGCCTGTAGTAATGGACCTCTGATTACGCCCTTGGTTTGGTTGCATGAGTTGTACAAAGACAAATCTGACCAGGTCGAGCGGAGGTATATTGATGCCGCAGATCGAGAGACTCGGCGAACCGAAATGGTCAAAAAAGCCGATTACTACCTGGACTATGCGAAAAAAACCTATGGCTGGCAGAAAAGCCATCTGTTAAATAGCAATGGCGTATACAGCGATATGATGGGTGGCTGCGTGCCCAATTGCGACATCCAATACGAAACGATCGGCGGCGTGCGCTATCGGAGCAACACGCCACTTAGAGACGCAGTAGGCGAAGCGTTTACCTACAATAGCGGAACCATGATCTCTGGCGGAGCGGATTTATACCGCGCTACCGGCGAAGAAAGCTACGCCCGGGATGTGCGTGCATTGTCACAAGCGAGCTTCTCGCAGTTTGCGTCTCTGGGGAGGGATGTGCCTCAATACCATAGTTTTGGAACCGATGGTTTTAAGAACTGGTTTAACGGTATTCTGTTGCGTGGATATCAAGAATCTACGAATTTGAACGAACAAAATGCTGCTTATCTTCAAGCGTTTCAACGCAATCTGGATTATGGTTTCGAACGCTTTAATCAAAATGGGTACCTGCCGACCAACTTACTAACCGGTTGGGCGGGCGAACGCGACGGACAGGGTGTCGAGGGGATGTTTATGTTTACCTATGCGGCACAATATGCCCTCTTGGGACAGCATCATCTATCGGCTACCGACTAA
- the bioB gene encoding biotin synthase BioB codes for MQNNPALRNDWTKKEVEAIYQLPLLELIYQAATVHRTWHKPQEIQLCTLLSVKTGGCPEDCAYCGQAARYQTGIQVQALLSTDVVLAHAQKAKDVGSSRFCMAAAWREVRDNRDFDRVIDMVKGVNALGLEVCCTLGMLTEGQAERLKEAGVHAYNHNLDTSEAYYEQVISTRQFDQRVNTLHHVRKAGMTVCSGGIVGLGETPADRIAMLVTLATLPQHPDSVPVNALVRVKGTPLEHLPKVSIWDMVRTVATARIIMPAAMVRLSAGRMEMSEEEQAWCFMAGANSIFTGERETLLVTPNPGVTEDMCMLDNLGLIPMVKQNKVHESATN; via the coding sequence ATGCAAAATAACCCCGCTTTACGAAATGACTGGACAAAGAAAGAAGTAGAAGCCATCTACCAACTTCCTCTATTAGAACTTATCTATCAAGCCGCTACGGTACATCGTACCTGGCATAAACCACAAGAAATACAATTGTGCACACTGCTGTCCGTAAAAACAGGGGGCTGCCCAGAAGATTGTGCTTACTGCGGACAAGCGGCACGGTATCAGACCGGCATTCAGGTGCAGGCGTTGTTGTCCACAGACGTCGTCTTAGCGCATGCTCAAAAAGCCAAAGACGTGGGATCCTCCCGGTTTTGTATGGCAGCGGCTTGGCGGGAAGTTAGAGATAATCGAGACTTTGATCGAGTTATCGACATGGTCAAGGGCGTAAATGCCTTAGGACTAGAGGTATGCTGCACTTTAGGCATGCTCACGGAAGGGCAAGCAGAACGACTCAAAGAGGCCGGGGTACATGCCTACAACCATAACCTAGATACCTCGGAGGCATATTATGAGCAGGTTATTTCTACTCGCCAGTTTGATCAGCGCGTAAATACCCTCCATCATGTGCGAAAGGCTGGTATGACGGTGTGCTCTGGCGGCATTGTCGGTTTGGGAGAAACACCTGCCGACCGCATAGCGATGTTGGTTACCCTTGCTACACTGCCCCAACACCCTGATTCTGTGCCGGTGAATGCATTAGTCCGTGTAAAAGGAACTCCCTTGGAACACCTACCAAAAGTTTCCATCTGGGACATGGTCCGCACTGTGGCTACGGCACGCATTATTATGCCGGCAGCTATGGTAAGACTCAGTGCCGGGCGCATGGAGATGTCGGAAGAAGAACAGGCTTGGTGCTTTATGGCGGGAGCAAATTCCATTTTCACGGGCGAAAGGGAAACGCTATTGGTCACACCCAACCCGGGTGTGACCGAAGATATGTGTATGCTAGATAACCTTGGATTGATACCGATGGTCAAACAAAATAAGGTTCACGAAAGCGCTACTAATTAA
- a CDS encoding TonB-dependent receptor, with amino-acid sequence MKVIFNRCTAIVVPIFLLLALLAPRVLLAQNAVRGLVSNPQGQPLSSVSVVVKGSSPQVATSTDNQGRYTLSVPPNAVLQYSLIGYTTKEQAVGNETTINITLEAEDQSVEEVVVVGYGTQRKQTLTGAVSGVKGAEMRQTRNENPQNMLTGRIAGVRVWQQSAEPGAYRANFDIRGMGAPLVIIDGVPRSIQDFQRLNPNDIEDVSVLKDASASIYGVRSANGVMLVTTRKGKEGAVSIGYNGSYTFQRPSNMPFLATAFEAMTLYNERSMNNINGGNRVYTDKDFEDFANGTRRSSDWTSLIFSEVSPQTAHDISVSGGSAKTQYYVGAGYNFQEGFFRSGDLNYHKFNLRSNLTTEITKGLKLELNLAGMSDVQNNPYASAVDIIRNYWGQGMLFPAFADPEGTLINYEGIGLEQNTVPMIYSDISGYRKYKMKTFQSSAALNYDFGTLSESLRGLTARGLLSYDYRGDNNSMFRREYYQYALDPISGSYNQKLFDLSSPNRMRREFYEKQQILSQFTVNFERSFGNGHTINSLLGWETQKNDGDNFFGMKNLAFGSDILLTGVEDGQMTGMSGGITDYYNEAKQAAFGRLNYSFRDRYILEGQFRYDGSSRFAKENQWGFFPSGSAAWRISEEPFFKAADGLKFIDQFKVRASYGLLGDDLAGDWDFGWIAGYNYPATSGNAENGYYNQYAPGYLFGDQYITGVSRKAIANRQLTWYQARTFNIGVDMDAWNGKFGFTLDYFDRRRSGLFERRTGDFPTVIGMTAPLENVNSDQHFGLDLEIRHRNQLGDFGYSLKAIATITRNKYLFGAQNGPYRNSYDKWRSDNLNERFQGQQFGYVADGRFMDWNDIRRYPIYTERDQLPGDYKYLDWNGDGEISGLDEHPFAFDQTPWMNFSMNMQASYKHFDLAMLFQGSALGSMQYQEPLYAIWGTNGGGTLTQFLDRWHPVDPTADPYDPSIEWVQGHYGYTGRYPRPNSEFNRVSTAYLRLKSLELGYTLPAFARYPNMRLRVFANTYNVFTITAVKFVDPEHPDSDLGRMYPLNKTYTMGLSLNF; translated from the coding sequence ATGAAGGTAATCTTTAACAGGTGCACCGCTATCGTGGTGCCGATTTTTCTGCTCTTGGCGTTGCTTGCGCCGCGCGTATTGCTGGCGCAAAATGCCGTGCGTGGCCTGGTTTCCAACCCACAAGGTCAACCCTTATCCAGTGTTTCTGTAGTCGTCAAAGGATCGTCTCCTCAGGTAGCCACCAGCACGGACAATCAGGGCCGATATACGTTGAGTGTACCGCCAAACGCGGTGCTACAGTACAGCTTGATCGGATATACCACCAAGGAGCAGGCCGTAGGGAACGAAACAACGATTAACATCACACTGGAAGCGGAAGACCAAAGTGTGGAGGAGGTCGTCGTGGTAGGCTATGGAACGCAACGCAAGCAGACATTAACGGGAGCAGTATCTGGCGTTAAGGGTGCTGAAATGCGCCAGACCCGAAACGAAAACCCACAAAACATGCTGACCGGACGGATTGCCGGTGTACGCGTTTGGCAACAGAGTGCCGAGCCAGGCGCTTACCGCGCAAATTTTGATATCCGGGGTATGGGGGCGCCATTAGTGATTATCGATGGGGTACCGCGATCCATTCAGGATTTCCAACGGTTAAATCCCAACGATATTGAAGATGTTTCAGTGCTGAAAGATGCTTCGGCCTCTATTTACGGAGTTCGCTCCGCTAATGGCGTGATGTTGGTCACGACACGCAAAGGTAAAGAAGGCGCCGTATCTATCGGATACAATGGCTCATACACCTTTCAGCGGCCTTCTAACATGCCATTTCTGGCGACCGCTTTTGAAGCTATGACGCTGTACAATGAGCGTTCTATGAATAATATCAATGGGGGTAATCGGGTATATACCGACAAGGATTTTGAGGATTTCGCCAACGGGACCCGTCGGTCTTCTGATTGGACTTCCCTGATCTTCTCGGAAGTATCGCCGCAAACGGCCCACGACATCAGTGTCTCCGGTGGTAGTGCCAAGACGCAGTATTACGTCGGTGCAGGCTATAATTTTCAGGAAGGATTCTTTCGTAGCGGTGATTTAAACTACCATAAGTTCAACCTGCGCTCTAATCTAACGACAGAGATTACGAAAGGCCTCAAGCTGGAACTAAATCTGGCCGGGATGTCCGACGTGCAGAATAATCCGTACGCGAGTGCAGTAGATATTATCCGGAACTATTGGGGGCAGGGTATGCTATTTCCGGCATTTGCCGATCCAGAAGGCACGTTAATCAATTATGAGGGGATAGGGCTGGAGCAAAATACCGTTCCGATGATCTATTCAGACATTTCCGGTTACCGGAAATATAAAATGAAGACCTTTCAGTCTTCGGCCGCATTAAATTATGATTTCGGTACCCTATCCGAATCCTTACGCGGGTTGACCGCCAGGGGATTATTGTCGTACGATTACCGGGGCGATAACAACAGCATGTTCCGTCGGGAATACTACCAATATGCATTAGACCCCATTAGCGGCAGCTACAATCAGAAATTATTTGACCTCAGCAGTCCAAACCGGATGCGTCGGGAATTCTATGAGAAACAGCAAATCCTCAGTCAGTTTACCGTGAATTTTGAACGTTCCTTTGGGAATGGCCATACAATCAATTCACTATTAGGTTGGGAAACACAAAAGAATGATGGCGACAACTTTTTCGGGATGAAAAATCTGGCCTTTGGTTCGGATATTTTATTGACTGGCGTCGAAGATGGGCAGATGACGGGTATGTCGGGCGGCATCACCGATTACTATAACGAGGCGAAGCAAGCGGCCTTTGGCCGGTTAAATTACAGTTTTCGTGATCGGTATATTCTGGAAGGGCAATTTCGTTACGATGGTTCCTCCCGTTTTGCTAAAGAAAATCAGTGGGGATTCTTCCCATCGGGATCGGCCGCTTGGCGGATTTCGGAAGAACCGTTCTTTAAGGCAGCCGATGGCTTAAAGTTTATTGATCAGTTTAAAGTGCGTGCGAGTTATGGATTGTTGGGAGATGACTTAGCCGGAGACTGGGATTTTGGTTGGATTGCGGGTTATAATTATCCGGCAACGAGTGGCAATGCAGAAAATGGCTATTACAATCAGTACGCGCCAGGCTACCTATTCGGTGATCAGTACATTACAGGCGTTTCTCGTAAAGCGATTGCTAATCGCCAATTGACTTGGTATCAAGCTAGAACCTTCAATATCGGCGTGGATATGGACGCCTGGAATGGCAAATTCGGATTTACACTGGATTACTTTGATCGCCGAAGAAGTGGCTTATTTGAGCGTCGTACCGGTGATTTCCCGACCGTAATCGGGATGACGGCGCCATTGGAAAATGTCAATAGTGATCAACACTTTGGATTGGATTTGGAAATCCGCCATCGCAATCAATTGGGTGATTTTGGGTACAGTCTGAAGGCCATCGCCACTATTACGCGTAACAAATACTTGTTTGGGGCTCAAAATGGCCCGTACCGTAATTCGTATGACAAATGGCGGAGCGATAATTTGAACGAGCGTTTTCAAGGACAGCAGTTTGGTTACGTGGCCGATGGCCGATTTATGGATTGGAACGACATCCGCCGATATCCTATCTATACGGAACGCGATCAGCTTCCGGGAGACTACAAATACTTGGATTGGAATGGGGATGGCGAGATCAGTGGTCTGGACGAGCACCCTTTTGCCTTCGATCAAACGCCTTGGATGAACTTTAGCATGAATATGCAAGCCAGCTACAAGCATTTCGATTTAGCGATGCTTTTCCAAGGTTCGGCGCTTGGATCTATGCAATATCAGGAGCCCTTGTATGCCATTTGGGGCACCAATGGCGGCGGTACATTAACGCAGTTTTTGGATCGTTGGCATCCGGTAGATCCTACGGCAGATCCTTATGATCCATCCATTGAGTGGGTGCAGGGGCATTATGGTTATACGGGGCGGTATCCGCGACCAAATTCGGAATTCAATCGGGTGAGTACCGCGTATTTAAGACTCAAAAGTCTGGAGCTGGGCTATACCTTGCCGGCTTTCGCCCGCTATCCGAATATGCGTTTGCGTGTCTTCGCCAATACCTATAATGTGTTTACCATCACGGCCGTAAAATTTGTCGATCCAGAGCACCCGGATAGCGACTTAGGCAGGATGTATCCCTTAAACAAAACCTACACCATGGGTTTATCGCTTAATTTTTAA
- a CDS encoding redoxin domain-containing protein, with product MKTTTYLITIGLLSSLSITPGKAQQQTTNLSLKGTVANTDSDHVYLHRFENKTFTLIDSAKVGKRGFSFTTRLPLPELYGVSLTKEDAPSYVFLDKGKNTIRLDGASSDGLEVKGSSAHALFENYRKARHTDVADFIRQHPDNIVSSYVLYRDWSYRLSPEELEQNIALLTPAQQQSRYTKDLRSIIDVVREVAVGKKAPAIVAADPDGKEVALYDNLGKYTLIDFWASWCPPCRRENPNIVANYQKYSDQGFQIYAVSLDKTKDAWVKGIEDDKLTWLHVSELQYWNSDIAAAYAVRAIPANFLVDDQGVIVAKNVKGERLGQVLDSLFNGHQVAKGGSKVGLGWVNNTFKGQEPIAYESTEDQPTEKQVKKRYSADNRVFFSNESDGARLNDLTKTPEGTYQVFISPEKTPINQSPWYGFEVWAEKDTTITIQITYAPGFYHRYDPKVSRGDNHWEKLSDVTYGIEGDRKKSAAFSLPVGPNKVWVTAQENIPSKKAYAWLEQLSADIEKVEVGKTALHAPLYVYGVGNPKSKKRILVMGRQHPPEITGHYAYAGFVEYLLGNTSDAKAFRDEYYVYLIPVGNPDGVDGGHWRANAHGVDLNRDWDAFHQPETRAFRDYFQKEIKEQDRELIFAIDFHSTAQDIHYTVDPSLPSRFPGFVPDWIAGLKKAIPGYDPHIKPLYFEGPTFTAYSYFYKNYDAEALVYEIGDDTEPRFIDQKARLSAQHLIEKLIAVDTAQ from the coding sequence ATGAAGACAACGACATATTTAATTACTATAGGGCTGCTGTCCAGCCTGAGCATCACGCCCGGGAAAGCGCAGCAACAGACTACAAACCTTAGTTTGAAAGGTACAGTGGCCAATACTGATAGCGACCATGTATACTTGCACCGCTTTGAAAACAAAACATTTACCCTTATCGATTCGGCTAAGGTGGGCAAAAGAGGTTTTTCTTTTACTACGCGCTTACCTTTGCCGGAATTATACGGCGTATCCCTTACCAAGGAAGATGCCCCATCGTATGTCTTTTTAGATAAAGGGAAAAATACCATTCGATTGGATGGTGCTTCTTCGGATGGTCTGGAGGTAAAGGGATCTTCCGCGCATGCGCTGTTCGAAAATTACCGAAAAGCCAGGCATACCGATGTCGCGGATTTTATCCGTCAGCATCCCGATAATATCGTATCCAGTTATGTGCTATACAGAGATTGGTCGTATCGGCTTTCGCCAGAGGAATTGGAGCAAAATATTGCATTATTAACTCCGGCACAGCAGCAATCCCGTTACACGAAAGATCTGCGCAGCATTATTGACGTGGTACGGGAGGTAGCCGTTGGTAAGAAAGCACCGGCAATTGTGGCGGCTGATCCCGATGGAAAAGAAGTGGCTCTGTACGATAATCTGGGAAAATACACACTGATCGATTTTTGGGCTTCCTGGTGTCCGCCATGTCGCCGGGAAAACCCAAATATCGTGGCAAACTATCAAAAATACAGCGATCAGGGATTCCAGATTTATGCCGTTTCCTTGGATAAAACAAAGGACGCCTGGGTGAAAGGAATTGAAGATGATAAATTGACCTGGTTGCATGTCTCTGAACTGCAATATTGGAATAGTGACATTGCGGCAGCCTATGCGGTGCGCGCCATTCCGGCCAATTTTTTGGTCGATGACCAAGGCGTTATTGTCGCTAAAAATGTAAAAGGCGAACGTTTGGGCCAGGTATTAGACAGTTTGTTTAACGGTCATCAAGTCGCAAAAGGCGGTTCGAAAGTGGGTCTGGGTTGGGTAAATAACACGTTTAAAGGACAAGAGCCTATTGCTTATGAGTCGACGGAAGACCAACCTACAGAGAAGCAAGTCAAAAAAAGGTATAGCGCAGATAATCGGGTGTTTTTTAGCAACGAATCCGATGGCGCGCGGCTAAATGATCTCACTAAAACGCCTGAAGGCACGTATCAGGTATTCATTTCGCCGGAGAAGACACCCATTAATCAAAGTCCGTGGTATGGCTTTGAGGTATGGGCAGAAAAAGATACGACGATCACGATACAAATTACCTACGCCCCGGGCTTTTACCACCGTTATGATCCGAAAGTGAGTCGAGGAGATAATCATTGGGAAAAATTATCAGACGTAACCTATGGAATCGAAGGCGATCGAAAAAAATCCGCTGCCTTTAGCCTGCCGGTAGGACCGAATAAAGTCTGGGTCACTGCGCAGGAAAACATTCCTTCCAAAAAAGCATATGCTTGGTTGGAACAGTTAAGTGCAGACATTGAAAAAGTAGAAGTAGGTAAAACAGCGCTCCATGCGCCGCTTTACGTATACGGTGTGGGCAACCCAAAAAGTAAAAAACGCATCCTCGTAATGGGCCGTCAGCATCCGCCCGAGATTACCGGACATTATGCCTATGCAGGTTTTGTCGAATATTTGTTGGGCAATACGTCAGACGCCAAAGCTTTTCGCGACGAATACTATGTATACCTGATTCCGGTAGGCAATCCTGATGGCGTAGATGGTGGCCATTGGCGCGCGAATGCGCATGGGGTTGACCTGAACCGCGACTGGGATGCATTCCACCAGCCCGAGACCCGCGCTTTTCGCGATTATTTCCAGAAAGAGATCAAAGAGCAGGATCGCGAACTCATTTTCGCCATCGATTTTCACTCTACCGCACAGGATATCCATTACACCGTGGACCCTTCGTTACCCAGTCGCTTCCCCGGCTTTGTGCCAGATTGGATAGCGGGATTGAAAAAAGCGATACCAGGATACGATCCGCATATCAAACCTTTGTATTTTGAAGGCCCAACTTTCACCGCATATAGCTATTTTTATAAAAATTACGATGCAGAAGCCTTGGTGTACGAAATTGGAGACGATACCGAGCCTAGGTTTATTGACCAGAAAGCGCGCTTGTCTGCGCAACACCTGATCGAAAAGTTAATCGCCGTCGATACGGCTCAATAA